The following DNA comes from Rhinolophus sinicus isolate RSC01 linkage group LG06, ASM3656204v1, whole genome shotgun sequence.
gtcgGGCAAGCTCTGGaagggtaaggagggggcagctagtctcagtgcctaaggcttccattctctgctcggcagtgagggcttaaaccactgttttcagctttcttccctcaggcttttctctgaggtctctgctgtaagcattgggttcagccatgttatatgctgccccctcagccctgtgggccataaatggtgccctaacagtccgagttcttccctctcccgcagctgcagtagttccaggatgcagcgagctcggagcattgaactaggtctgcgtcctgcacccgcgttCGGCTCCGTtcctgcacttctcccttcccacctctcccgcttgtgcgattcgcccacctttaggtgaattcagtagtgggcctcttcgtcttgcccgtctgctgtgcagggagtcctttgtcgAGTTATAGTTGtccgattagttgtaaattccaggggagatttacaaaggctcacctcacactggcATTTTGATGACGTCTTGGAGGATTTTCTTTATCTAGGCATCCTGGCAATGACATTAAGGAAATTCCCTACATATATGGTTTGGCTCAATGACACTGACTTATAGTGATTCTGAGTATCCCTCTTTCTACTTTGAAAGTGTAGGATAACAAAGGACAACATTAAAGTTTTCCACTTTCATGATTCAGTGCATAAAATGCACTTTTGTGAAGCTTTGTAAAttcttcttttaagaatgtcCTCATTGTAGCACTATTTGCTTCTGGTTCACAGCAGTTCCATAAAGCAAACTCACTTTTGTGTTAGACTTACACTATGGTCAGTAGTGGTTGTATAGGTTGTATGGTAGGACAGATTATTTATCTGAGATGTTGATCTGCAGATTGAATAACttccttgtaaatatttttagtttatattccCTCTTGTTAAAACTTTGATTACAGATGGACATTTCCAAATATGTCACCTAGATATGCCTTAAAATACtgctttcatctctttttctttctcccagcaAATGAatcatttataattctttttataatgaGATAATCATCTAAAGAGCTTTCTTAAAGGTGGCAAAACTAGAAAGCAAAttagttttatgatttcaaagAATGAGCTGActattcatttattataatgttttgAGACTACTTTAGAACTCTCAAAGGAAGAATAATGGTCCAGTGTAGTGCTATAAGTTTCCCTTTATGGACAGAGTAAGCCATCTAATCTTGACAGACTCAATTGTTTTTGATTTTCTGCCATGAACACCCATCACAGAAATAGAAGTTGTGATTAATAGCATTTTGTCCACTAACCAAAAGCATTTATAATGTATACctggaaaatattccaaaatggaGGATAACATTAAAGTTTCAAACAATTTCAACAATTGAAAAATCAATGTCAGTTGAGGAGAAAAAGCTATAAAGGTACTTTttaggagaaatggaaaatacattttaaaattttcattaattttaaggAGATAGTGGAAGAAAAAACCTTTAATAGAAGtgatgggaaatattttttcccatttaaaaatgaaaattataccaGGAATTTACTTGTGAATGTAGATGGTCAAAACATGTAGATTCTcttaaataaatcattataaatgttttattagttAAAGCTAAAACTTCTAGAATGGGGTGGTAGCAATGCAGAGAGAGTACtatgaattaagaaaaatagtgGTATTCAAAAAtagatttcatgttttaataaTTACAGGGAGTTACCTTTCCTCTCATCATACATAGACCCATTAGATAAACACAAAACTGAGAAGAGAGGTGATGCGCTAAAATGGTCCTAAAGCAGACTTGCAAATAGATTAGCTTTTGGGAGTATTCCTGCAAAAATTATCAGTCTATAAAATTTGCCAGATGGATATATATGTTGAAAGGCTAAACAAAAGGGAACTATCACTATAGAGCATACCTTCACTCATTAATtcaattattcatatatttattcaataaacaaatatttgagtttcAACAATTGGAAAGGTACTAGGGGTAAGCAAATAAGAAATAACCTCTGTCctaacagaggaaaagaaaatgaacatttgttgAGGGAAAACTGTGGCCAGGTACTTTACATCTTATATCAACTCTATGAGGTGGATGTTTTTATCATGCCTACTTTTTTATCTGAGGAAGCTGAACCTCACAGGGGTTTAATAGGTTGCTCAAAGTCATAtaatagtaagtggcagagttagaCTTCCAAACCTACTTTGTCTCCAAAGTCCTCTATACTATGGAGCCTGTAATCAAGCAGGGAAGATGGAAACATACACAATTACCTGTAACACAGATCAGAGACTGTGATAAATACTAGGAGAGAGGTATATGGGACCTCCTATGGGAGCATAGAGAAGGAAGTTATTCATCTGCTCGTCTCTAGGTCACTTCTGTGAAGTCTTCACAGAGAATGTGGtatttgagctgggccttgaagatAAATGGGGGAGCGTTTTAGGTAGAGACATCAAAGTGCATTGCATGTTGAAGAAACAGCTTATAGTCCTGCAGGGCTGGGATTGGTGTTTCTCACACTTGTATTCATACTGcagttttgaattttagaatatttggCAGCATACCTGAACAATGCCATGGCCAGCAATCATTACACACAACGAGTGtcatgggctttggagttaggATACAGGCTCTGAATGCAGGCTCTGTCACTTCCTAGTTGTGGGAACTTTGGAAAGTCGTTTAAACCTTGTTTGatcaaatggggataatcatcATGAGGCTGTGTTAAGGAGAATATGAGTTGCTACATATAAACTTCTCAGCTTACTATATAGCACATGGCATGCCCTCATTAAATTgactgttactgtgtttccccgaaaataagacccagccggacaatcagcagtaatgcgtcttttagagcaaaaattaatataagacccagtatcatatcatatcatatcatatcatatcatatcatatcatatcatatcatatcatatcataccatattaTCATATTAAATAAGACCcgattttatattatagtaaaataagactgggtcttatattaatttttgctccaaaagacgcattagagcggattgtccggctaggtcttattttcggggaaacacggtaggaatacTATATCACAGTAATATCTGAGGCTATCTATAAAAGTATTCAGTTATTGCAGGATTctcttggttgctctttgcaccATGGGATTGTTTGAAGAGAACTGTGTTGTGCAGTACTGACTAAGCTTTCCTATATACTCACAAGGCATAGTTTCAGTAacattctctttcttcccctctggCTGGCTGTTTTGTTAGGcttcttttactttcaaaatagaaTCTTCTATACTGCATTGCAGGACccacttaaaataatgtataatttgGCAGATACCACagaataatatatatgtttaggTTTAGCAAAACTATATTTTACCCATTCACCACTTTGGTGGTTGAGAACCAACTGTACAGAGTATATTACATCGTGGGTGGGGGAGAGGTATAGGGGAAGAGAGTGATTGGAGAGCcatagaaaaaaactgaaagtaggtgtatggactgaattgtgtcaccCCCCAAATTCcaatattgaagtcctaaccccccccccccccagtgtagCTGTATTTGAAGATAGTGCCTTTAGGGAGGTAATAAGGTTACATAAAATCATAAAGGTGGGGCCCTAATATGGtaagactggtgtccttataagaagaagaagagacaccagagctctctactgccatgtgaggacaaaatgagaaggtggccatctatgTAAGCCAGGCAGAGAGGCATCATCAGAAACCAACTGTGACAGcaccttgacctcagacttccagcctccagaactgtaagagaacaaaattctgttgtttaagccacctactCTGTAGTATTTTGTTCTGGCAGCCCTAGTAGACTAATACAGCAGGAGAACAGCATAATTGGATTTGGGTTGTAGGAAGATAACCAGTGTGGAGAattgctttgcttattttttgtctGGTCAACTCTATACAGTCTTTGCAACTCGGCTCCTTTGGGAAGAGTTCTTGATTCCTCAAGCCTGATTTTGATGTTCTGCAAATCTATCATAATAATATCTCATAATTATTGACTTTAATTGGCTATCTCTCCCACCagattgtaaactccttgagaCCAGAGATCACACCTTATCTCTGCATTCCCAGAACCTAGTACAGTACTTGGCACAGagcaggttctcaataaatacctgtgGAATTAAGTAATCAGTAAGTGAATAGAAGACTCTGAGGCAAGGAACCCAAATTTTAGGCTACTAATATAATAGTCCATTAGCAGAACATCTACCTGTAACTCATATCATATTATCTTAATTGTGTGacaaaagatgataaaaattgATAGCagtttgtctttaacttttacttctaatcccttccaaaaatgaaattaaatgaaaatttaactcaaaaaaggctgaaaaagtaatttttaatgatttttaccTCACTGAAGTTtaggctccctccctcctgtcaaGTCCTGGTATAAATATAACTAATATCTCTATCCTCAAGTACCTAATATCctcaagagagaagaaaatgctgACTATTTCTAATCACCTAATTTGTTTGGAGGAATCACCAATAGTCCACAAAGTGAATTAATATGATCAGTAAACTTAAATgtattgttctgtaatttatgTAGAATTCCCGATAAGTCTTTCAGTGTTTGCCAATATGTCCAATGATTAAAGACATTAGGCCAAAGCAAATcctctgtctttgtttttatggCACAGGAACAGTTACAGGAATGGAATTTGTCCATTAACTAAACAAAGTGTTTCTATAAATCACTGCATTAATTGCTGAATTAAAGGCTGTGCCTGCAtcatgaaaagcaaacaaaggaTATTGCCCCCCAAAAAGGACATGTTCACTTGGTTTGACAATACCAATGTGTTTGATTTCAGCCTTTAGCGATGAAAATGGTTCTAGATGACAGACTCATTCCTCTGATCATTTAATTTTGACATACTAAGACAGTCAATTCTATTAAATTTTTCCTGTTCTTATAATATTTCTGGTCTTAGAACATCGTATATGGTTCGGGGCCTTATTGGATGGAAAGTCTGTGAATCCATCTTTCTCCTCTAATTCTGTTGTTCCTATACATCCTTGGGCTTTTGCAGAGACTGAGAATAGCCAAAGTTTAATAGAATTTCTTAatctttcttaattaaaatttgaataaatcttTTCCATTTGCTCAGGCAGACACACCAGAAGTAAAaagtttttatatacatatgttaaaaaagaataattgggATTATTTACAAAGTTTAATGAAAATCAGATGACCTTCTGAAATATTGGCTTACCTTTCGGagatacttttctttctcttcagattCCTGAATCTTTAGGGTTTCAGTAATGACATCTGTGCCCTCTAAAGGAAATAAAGTCAaattcaatctgaagtgattttaTCATGATTTTACAATAATGTTGATATAAAATTGGACAAAGATTGAAAGATTGATATAGCAGGAAGGTAAACACAAATACGTACTGTCTTGAAACTTTATAAACCAGATTCATATATAATTGGATATGAACTTAGCTACGGCTGCAGGGAAACTCCGATCATGTTAGAAGACAAGTAAGCCTGAGTTCAGAGACAAGAAAAGGTCTCTGAAGAGAACATACTAGCACTATCAGAGATTCTAATTTCCACATTCCTATTCAACATGTTATAGGAATTGAGGCATTTTCCTCTGGATAAATAGGGCGGTTTCTGAGGCAGGGTGTTGGTATGCAATTCAGAAAGTCATGCCAACATATAGAGTTGTATCCTTGTACTTTCTACTCATTTCCTGAAGAATTTAAGAATCGGGATGTTGAAAGGCATAAAACTTGGTACTTACTGTTTTTCTCAAGGAAAAAAGACTGCAAATAACGtttcactgaaaaatataaaagtaaagtaAAGAAATCATTGGAAAACCACAGCATTAAAGGTATTTAAACTTTCTATACCTATAAAAATTGCataacaatttcctttttttaaattaaaatttattggggcacaatggctagtaaaattacataggtttcaagtgcacaattctatatatcataatctatatatcacattgtgtgttcaccacccagagtcagttctccttccatcaccatatatttgaccctgtttaccctcatctaccaccgccccccttaccctctggtaaccactaaactattgtctgtgtctattgagttttttgtttctttgtttgtcttgttcctttgtggctttcagttttatatcccatatatcagtgaaatcatatggttctcgactttttctgtgtgacttatttcgtttagcataatggcactatttcatctttttgaatagaattaccatatgactcagcaattcctctcctgcaTATATAtgcccccaaaatctgaaaacatttatccataaagatatatgtgctcccaTATTCCTTGCAggtttatttacggtggccaagacatggaaacaaccaaagtgtcctttgatagatgattggataaagaagatgtggtatatatacacaatgaaatactattttggCATAACAGTTTTCACATCTTAGGCCTTACTAAGATCTTACAGGTCAGGGAACTTGGTTCCTAAGGTTGACTCTGCCTTCAACTTTCCTTAGGTATTTCATATTTGAACTCAATTATGTAAACAACTATCCTTAATATCCTTTCAGCCACGATAAAACATTTCCTCAGATTATTCTATACCATTTGGCCAAATAGATGCCATAACCTAAGGgatactttattttaaagtatctcTTATACTTTTAGATGTAACAAAGATACCACTGATCTTTTTGGGGGTGGAAGGATTGCTGAGAATGTTTAAGAACTATTTCTATAGGGTTTTAGATACTTGAAATGAAAGATACTTGTTTTAGAATTAGGTTCACTAGACAAATGCATCAAGATGTgtgctacatatatacagtggaatattactcagccataaaaagaatgaaatctgctATTTGCAataatgtggatggacctagagagtattatgctaagtgaaataattcagacatagaaaaacaagtaccatatgatttcacttatttgcaGAACCTAAAAAAcaagactcatagatacagtgaacaaactggtggttgccagatgtgagTGGGCTGGATtattgggtgaaaaaggtgacgagattagcatagggaacatagttaataatattatagtaactatgcatggtgtcagatgggtactagacttatggggtaactacttcctaagttatataaatgtctaatcactatgttgtacacctgaaagtaatataatattgtatgtcaactgtaattgacagAAAAAAGGATTATGTTGAGTAGTttttcttgggaggggcttccaAGTTCGTTATGACGGAAGTAGAAATCATCAATTAGAGGGAGCTACTCACCATGTGCACTGCTCTTAGAGGACCGTGCCACCGGCAGGCGCTGAGTGCTACCTCTGGACAGCACCAACTGGGATTCGTTAGGAGGGTACATGGACGCCCGGATCCAGAACTGCTTGGCCAAGTTGGTGTCCTCTTCCGAAGAACCTGTGAACACCAGTAATCCCTGGGGACAAATTTCACAGGACTCCTTTCCGCTGCTAGGACTTGCACTGGGCCCTGTTTCCATGGCAACTCAGGACGCTTCTCCAAGCTCCCTCgcccctctcccagccccgcCCCTTGGAGAACCGCCAAGTTGACAACAACCGCCCAGAAGCCCTTAGTTTCCTCGATAGATGTTTGCGTCCATCTACCACTGGTGGGCCATCTGAAACCCACTTGTGCAGTGATCACAGGCTTTGGGACCAACTTTAGCGTTGGAGTCGAGATAGGAGAGTTGAAACATCAACTCGGGGGCGTGTCTTGTCCTGTTAGAGTCAGTGGGGGAGCACT
Coding sequences within:
- the HOATZ gene encoding cilia- and flagella-associated protein HOATZ isoform X3, translated to MYPPNESQLVLSRGSTQRLPVARSSKSSAHVKRYLQSFFLEKNKGTDVITETLKIQESEEKEKYLRKATRRDEILQLLRKQREERISKELVSLPYKPKAKVHKAKKVIPESDKEDQEEVKGLD
- the HOATZ gene encoding cilia- and flagella-associated protein HOATZ isoform X2, coding for MFQLSYLDSNAKVGPKACDHCTSSSEEDTNLAKQFWIRASMYPPNESQLVLSRGSTQRLPVARSSKSSAHVKRYLQSFFLEKNKGTDVITETLKIQESEEKEKYLRKATRRDEILQLLRKQREERISKELVSLPYKPKAKVHKAKKVIPESDKEDQEEVKGLD
- the HOATZ gene encoding cilia- and flagella-associated protein HOATZ isoform X1 — protein: METGPSASPSSGKESCEICPQGLLVFTGSSEEDTNLAKQFWIRASMYPPNESQLVLSRGSTQRLPVARSSKSSAHVKRYLQSFFLEKNKGTDVITETLKIQESEEKEKYLRKATRRDEILQLLRKQREERISKELVSLPYKPKAKVHKAKKVIPESDKEDQEEVKGLD